GAGACGTCCTTGGGTATCCGCTCCCGGACCTTGAGGACGATATTAAGAATGTCCGTGGTGGTGCTGCGCACCAGTCCCCCGAGCCCCAAATAGCGATAGCCCATCTTGACGTATTTCTCGGCGGCCTTGGCGTAGCTGACCGGATCCCAACCTTGCACGGCGCCGATAGGCTGCCACTTCAGGCCTGCCTTCTTGTGCTCCCGGAAGAAGTCCGCAGCGTTCTCAATCGTGAGGTCGTAGCGGAACCGCTTCTGCTTTTCGGTGGCTGAAACAATGAGATGATCGACCGAGACCCCGAAGTCGAAATCCAAGCGGGTATAGTAGTCGAGGACATCGTCGGTCGTGTAGGGCGGCACTTCCTCCATGATGTAGTCGAAGGCTCCGCAGTCGCCCATGACCGGGAAATTGCGAGGAACCCGCAGCATGCGGTGCACCCCCATGGCGTTGATCCGCTCTTTCTTCGCTTTGCTCTTCTCCGCCACGGCTCGGGACATGAGCAGCCCATCGTAGTTCGGCTCCGGGAACATCTGATGCGCATAGGTAGCGTGTTCCCAACCGCAGTTCGGTCCCGAGTGCGTGTCGGAAAGGAAATCGTAGTCGGGGTCTACCAGATCATCCCACTCGGGGATGAAGTAGCGGAGTCTTTGCCGGTGCGGTTTGTCCCACCATGACGTCGGAATCTGAATGACCTTGTCGACCGCAGGGTTCGCCCGCATAGGGGGCTTCTTTTCTTGAGAACCCGCGTCTTTCGACACGGGAGTCTTTGCCTTTGCCGGCTTGGAGGAACCCTTCTCCGAATCCTTGCCGGCCCCGGGCTGCTTTTCCAGCCAGTCGAGCAGGTCGAACTTGGGATCGAGAATTCGTTTCAGGACCTCCGGATCAGCGGTGATTCCGCGCAGGAGACGGGCTGCCAGTTCGCCTTTCAGCCCGACCAAACCGCAGGAAAACCGCTTCGCCTCCGGGTTCGAGATCGGCACGACCCTGACACGCTTCACGGCCGGCAGCTTCTTCGCCATTCCGGTCCCGCAGAAAAGGACCGTCGGTCCTCTAAAATCGACCGAATCGTCAAGCGCGCAGGCCTGAAGGTAATTGTCCCCCAACAGGATCAGGCCGAGGTCATACTTCCCGGCGACGGTCCTCCGGAAGTCCGCTGGCACGCTCAAGGCATCCGCCCATCCCCGAAGTTCCTTCGACTTCATGGTGGCGAAGGTGACTTCGTAGGGAGCGACCTTTCGGCCTTCCGGGATGACACCATAGCCGGCCGAGAGGACGTGAAGCTCAAGCTCTCCGCCATTGCCGCCAGTCGCTTCTCGAAACGCCCCGACACCCCTCATCAGCCGGAGGTGCTGCTCTCCAGTGTAGATCTCCCCCGCCGTCCGGAGCAGGGACTGCAAGCCCAGCTCGCGCCTCCCGAGGTGGCCCGAGCCTTTCTGGAAATCCTCCAGGGTGAGCTGTTCCGGGTGATGGACGGCCTTTTCGCCGGTGCACGAGGTGAGGATGAGGAACTTCAAGGGAAGGGCTTAAGAAATGCTTGGGGATTCCTAATTACTCGACCACGACATGGCGAGTGGGATCGTAGACCACGGTCTTCGCCGGTCCCGAGTCGTATTTCACCGCGAGCATCCAGGTATTCCCCGACTGGTCCACGCGCTGGATCTCCCCCTCCTCGTAGCCCGTCTCGTCCAGGATGGTACGAAGTCTCTGGGCCTTTTTCGGAACGCGAGCCTTGAAGCCCGCGGCCGTCTGGCCCGCTTGCCGCCACCCGTGATCGAAACGGAACTGAGTCGCCTTGCCGGCGGGATTCTGAATCATGTGGATGCGCACCTTTTCCGGATCCCCCGCGTTCTCCACGACGTAGAGCCAGAATTTGTCACCTTCCTTCCGGGCGCGGTCGAACTGGATCGAGGAAAGCGGAACCCCGTTCTGACCCCAATCGCCGTTGATCCCTTTGACCTCGATGTAGCGCTCCGGGTCAGGGTTTCGTCCGCGCCGGGATTCCACGTCGTAGCCCGGGTTCGCATGGGCCATGCTCATGGGCTTGCGACCTTGGCTCAGCTCGAACTGCAGGACCCATCCCACGGCCAGCTTTCCGAGGGACACGTTATGTCCGTGCTCGTCGTCGTGGTCGTCGCCACGCCTGCGCTCCTCTTCTTCCTGCTGCTCCGTCTTCGGGCGAGAGATCAAGAATCCGTCCTGCTGCCGGCGATTCCCGTTTCCGGCGAATGCATTGGTTGTGGTGTCCGAGCTACCCGCAATCATCCGGGTGTGCTCGCGGACTTTGGTTTCGCCAGTGTCGCCCCCTTCACCACCAGGACGTCGTCCGTTGGAGGTGGTCTGAGTCCTGCCGGAACCTGATCGGCTGCTCTGACTCCGCCTCCGGTTTTGCCCGGAACCCCGGGTTGATCCGGCCGCAAATTCCTCCCCGGGAATTGTTTCGTCACGGGGAACTTCGCCTTCGTCGTCCTCTTCAATCTCGTCTTCCCACTCGGAATCCTCGTCCGATTCCCCCCTGGTGAACATGCCGCCATCGGGATCATGTTCCTCATCCCCGAAGTAGTGGCTGGACTCATCGGTCTCCTCTTCCTCGGGCTCCGGCTCGGCATCCCCCAGCCGCAAGAAGCGAAGCTTGTCGAGGACCAGGGCGAGCGACTCGGGAGACTGACCCAGCATCGGTTGAATTGCCGAGATGCCCTTGTCGCTTCTCGGAGCTTCCGAGTCCAGTTGCCGCTTGAGTTCCTGGGCAAAATGAACTTCGAGCAGTTCGGCATGCAGGGCGGATTCCGAAACGAAGAATCGCCCACCGGCCCCCATCGGAACATAAGCGACTTCCGTTTTCGCGGTCCCGATATGGAGCTGCCTGCCGGAAGGCATTCTCACCTTGTAGGCACACTCGACCCATTGGCAGGCATCCACTTGGACTTCTTCAAGCCACGCCAAGTTGACCTTAGAGAGCAGCCTTTGCTCGGTCTTCAACACCCGGTCGAGCCCATCGAGAAACTGCGGAGACCGAAGGAGAGTGCCGATCTCGCCGCAGCGCTTGACCAGGAGTGGATCGGAGGAGGCGACCAGCTCCCCGTGAACGACAGCCTCGGCTTGGTTCAAGGAGGGGACAGGAATGCAGGCAAGCAGGCTATCGGGAACATCCGGGTGAAGCCGGACGTCTCCGGCGATGCTGAGCTGGTCGCCCAGTACCGGATCGTTTACCCAGAGGAGATCCTCCGGATCGAGCATGAGACCTTCGGAATTCGGTAAGGCCACAATCACCGGCTCCGTCGGTGGGTTCTCCGCGACGAGGGTAGCCAAGCGCCGGAGGCATGCCAGAACGGCCTTCAACTCCACTTCCGACAATGGAGTAGCCCGATCGCGGAGTCGGACCATTGCATCCGCGAGGTCATCGATGCCGGGCCGATCCAAGCGGCCCAAGAGCTTCATGCCGCGCTCGATCTCGTCGGTCTTTCCGACAAGGGTGGCTTTGACGGGAGACATCCCCTTCGCATCGCCTTGATAAACATCCCTCGGAATCCTCAAGCATTGAAGCTTCTGATCCGGAAGGCAGGCGACGTCACAAAGCTCGCCGCAACTCTCCACGAGGATGCGCATCCGCGCGCCGTCCGGCTCGCTCTCGGCTTCTATCTCCAGCGCTCCGAGGCCACGGAAGACTTCCTGAAGAACTTTCGAGAGCCGCTCGAAACTATCCGGAGCCAATGGCCCGGTGCCGAAGCGGGCAGCGACATTGCGGAGGTGGACGCAGACCTCGTTTGCCTGGGGCAAGCGAACTATACCCAGCAGTTCTTGAGCTTCCGCAGAAAACTCGGCCACATTCCTTGGCGCGATCGGGCGAACCGATGCGGCACGCGCGGCGAGAGCGAACGGCACGAGTTCGCGAGGCTGAAACAATCGAGCTTCGGGCTCCTGCCAAGCTCCGAACCGATCCGCCGCATCCTCTTCCCGGTATGCCGGCACCCAATGCGTTTCCGCGAGAAACTCATGAAAGGGACATTCCCCAAACTCCTGAGTGTCCACTTCATCGTCGTGCAGCTCGTCCCAGTGGTCCCGGACGTGCCGTAGAATCCTGGTGAGACTCTGCTGGTTCGCGGGATCGGGCAGTTGCCCCTCACCGGCACCGGAGACTTGCTCGATGAAATCCACCAGGTGCTGCGAAGAAGGGGAAGAAAGCACCCCGAGCCTTGAAAAGAACTCGGCCCAAAGCTCCGGGTTGTCCTTGTAGCGCTCGGGCGAAGGACGGCGAACATTCGTCCCCAGCACCTCCTTCGCCAGATTGGCGGCCTCCGGCAGGTAGAGATCCTGCGGCCGGGCCGGCCGATCCTGCTCATCGAGGAGGATCTGCAGATCGCGGAGAGCTGAAAGCAATCCTTGCTCCTGCCCCGGGTGCTCTTCCGCGAGGTACGCCCACTCGTGACGCATCCAGTTCGCGATCACGAACAGGTCGCCGGGAGAGAAGGTGCCGATCTCAGGGAGGTAGTGATTCGAGAGAAGACTCCAACGACTGATGTGAGCGACTCCGAGTTTGCGGAGCAGCACGAGCTGCTCTCCGCCGACCATGATTCTGACCGAGCTTTTCAGCGATGGTGCCGTGAATCGACCCTGCAGGTAGCACCGAGCATCAAGGGGACCCATGGTGCCCGAAGCGTCTTTCCAAATCGGCAAGGACCGGAGCACGTCCTCCCGGAGCTTCCGGCGACTCTCATCCGCTTCAAGCTCGGCTTTCGAAAGAAACTCGATCAGGCGAGAAACCGTCCTCTCGCTTTTCCAAGTGCTCGCGTCGGCAGGCATGTCATCGAGCCGGTCGCCGAGGCTATCGATGAGGTCGCACGGGCTCAGGGGCCAAACCAGCCCGACTTCGTCCCGAAAGCGACAGAGCGGTCGAGTAAGAGGACTCTGTGGCCGGAGGACGAAATGCCGAACCCCCAAGGCACCCAACAGGTCCGCGAGAGAGGCCTCGGTGTTCGCGACCAAGAGAGGCGTGGAAGGAAATCCCGGCGGATGAAGTTCACCGTCATCGGCAGGAATCAGTGGG
Above is a window of Luteolibacter flavescens DNA encoding:
- a CDS encoding DUF3883 domain-containing protein; the encoded protein is MESFDFGQKQPIHIAIRQLIHDYPQDEGILKELIQNADDGGASEIRFILDRRASLNLEGPLPDWSNFAGAALIVTNDRPFDDDDLENIQHISDSDKISRPGQTGRYGRGFNAVYNLTDTPLLLTGSKLLLFDPCGFHVSKGESGKGWQLSDQAWFTSFPDALTIFEGGGYRTGSKFHEGSIFRFPLRQQLKGSNKKDRITDQKFAPETFSKLVDGLEKLADQILLYLRNIKFIGCYEIGPDGKNLSTLLEIATTNPDEVEAGRAPINSFVAESGGVDELLEAIAELDDGCHETVFRHEVAVRRKNQEDRLAWCVCSGVYAGDSGELVDCARRLNESGNKAVPFSGAAICLEKNGSRLPLVEGRVSCFLPLSGVLGGTGIRFSINGAFDLDGSRTGITKEREGSFGATTSRAEWNELLVTHAIAPALAMAMASVETPDVGSMNSLYRLFPLADATFLKPFEGLAASFLRLIADQSVFRIADGSCVPLEEVRLIDDDPQLHEALCLEGLPIPEPRLPDELVRSFEATGVELNELEDIDVYTAFICSEPVESLPEEFEKESLRAPERVAAVARFLVRKEWSDLRMLPLALCLDGYLRTFPSEENTDIFIGTDRHHRIFDWFPEWFLDPDFADASDIRHLDADGCKVMDVTDVLAGIPRVLFDKETGTSCWDPDGTESPNSDWLIDVMEELFDDTAYAKSEGGRRLLEKTPLIPADDGELHPPGFPSTPLLVANTEASLADLLGALGVRHFVLRPQSPLTRPLCRFRDEVGLVWPLSPCDLIDSLGDRLDDMPADASTWKSERTVSRLIEFLSKAELEADESRRKLREDVLRSLPIWKDASGTMGPLDARCYLQGRFTAPSLKSSVRIMVGGEQLVLLRKLGVAHISRWSLLSNHYLPEIGTFSPGDLFVIANWMRHEWAYLAEEHPGQEQGLLSALRDLQILLDEQDRPARPQDLYLPEAANLAKEVLGTNVRRPSPERYKDNPELWAEFFSRLGVLSSPSSQHLVDFIEQVSGAGEGQLPDPANQQSLTRILRHVRDHWDELHDDEVDTQEFGECPFHEFLAETHWVPAYREEDAADRFGAWQEPEARLFQPRELVPFALAARAASVRPIAPRNVAEFSAEAQELLGIVRLPQANEVCVHLRNVAARFGTGPLAPDSFERLSKVLQEVFRGLGALEIEAESEPDGARMRILVESCGELCDVACLPDQKLQCLRIPRDVYQGDAKGMSPVKATLVGKTDEIERGMKLLGRLDRPGIDDLADAMVRLRDRATPLSEVELKAVLACLRRLATLVAENPPTEPVIVALPNSEGLMLDPEDLLWVNDPVLGDQLSIAGDVRLHPDVPDSLLACIPVPSLNQAEAVVHGELVASSDPLLVKRCGEIGTLLRSPQFLDGLDRVLKTEQRLLSKVNLAWLEEVQVDACQWVECAYKVRMPSGRQLHIGTAKTEVAYVPMGAGGRFFVSESALHAELLEVHFAQELKRQLDSEAPRSDKGISAIQPMLGQSPESLALVLDKLRFLRLGDAEPEPEEEETDESSHYFGDEEHDPDGGMFTRGESDEDSEWEDEIEEDDEGEVPRDETIPGEEFAAGSTRGSGQNRRRSQSSRSGSGRTQTTSNGRRPGGEGGDTGETKVREHTRMIAGSSDTTTNAFAGNGNRRQQDGFLISRPKTEQQEEEERRRGDDHDDEHGHNVSLGKLAVGWVLQFELSQGRKPMSMAHANPGYDVESRRGRNPDPERYIEVKGINGDWGQNGVPLSSIQFDRARKEGDKFWLYVVENAGDPEKVRIHMIQNPAGKATQFRFDHGWRQAGQTAAGFKARVPKKAQRLRTILDETGYEEGEIQRVDQSGNTWMLAVKYDSGPAKTVVYDPTRHVVVE
- the dpdA gene encoding tRNA-guanine transglycosylase DpdA; translated protein: MKSKELRGWADALSVPADFRRTVAGKYDLGLILLGDNYLQACALDDSVDFRGPTVLFCGTGMAKKLPAVKRVRVVPISNPEAKRFSCGLVGLKGELAARLLRGITADPEVLKRILDPKFDLLDWLEKQPGAGKDSEKGSSKPAKAKTPVSKDAGSQEKKPPMRANPAVDKVIQIPTSWWDKPHRQRLRYFIPEWDDLVDPDYDFLSDTHSGPNCGWEHATYAHQMFPEPNYDGLLMSRAVAEKSKAKKERINAMGVHRMLRVPRNFPVMGDCGAFDYIMEEVPPYTTDDVLDYYTRLDFDFGVSVDHLIVSATEKQKRFRYDLTIENAADFFREHKKAGLKWQPIGAVQGWDPVSYAKAAEKYVKMGYRYLGLGGLVRSTTTDILNIVLKVRERIPKDVSIHLFGIARLDWMDTFAKAGVQSVDSASYLRQAWMRLHQSYASMDGPYAALRIPEAGKSFRAKHMRDHPELSDDKILAMEQRALKAVREYGQHKLPLRDALGALLDYDQFVTKERVSMEPAYRRTLEDRPWERCECDICRRDGIEVAIFRGNNRNRRRGFHNTWVFYRALQKVLAGENVPFLKDVSNTSQMEMTLT